In Pochonia chlamydosporia 170 chromosome 3, whole genome shotgun sequence, the following are encoded in one genomic region:
- a CDS encoding protein pbn1 (similar to Cordyceps militaris CM01 XP_006672710.1) encodes MKERVTFVQPQGADIDPKLLKVKTNELQGPSVKTTREDRLTIGHDELPSELASLLSGYRDLSIRWASPSTYDTVEPFSSRLPPGIHVFYTPSSKKGEHDRLCTTLQAFGSIDCVASESFTTHGEGQMVNPPAGTFYQELENLTAFIAFATKEICAQKDSICKSRVEALSSAVGLDISWDSTLKTLRVSSLFPLIEQSISVPGSSTRRTEVGIFSKDTPPNQKPHEFGVSGLLTVLGERKEPSGTLFGFPSRHRVVDTQFSSQFVTPTGLHPTLQLKLSSNKPPITDDECGLHAFFTFPRTIFADRYQFADELFLASKNLTASRYTSLPVDLEAPVYTTKSWGSSVLLQLAPPASDAPEAWTAEVPLHLRYLKPSESGSVDIEIPYPAVFWACESSANADFSNNPFDRSRLGYDGLFSKNTVFWHTTPQPTTGTRIMTPISVPVLKQHGAALVGFGTAAAVALGFAWVLWKLAAVFAVSGYGGNLSNEEQKESKKNN; translated from the exons ATGAAGGAGAGAGTCACATTTGTCCAACCCCAAGGGGCTGATATTGACCCAAAGCTTCTAAAAGTCAAAACGAACGAGCTTCAAGGACCGTCGGTAAAGACGACCCGAGAGGATAGGCTAACCATTGGTCACGATGAATTGCCTTCGGAGCTTGCCAGCCTTCTAAGCGGTTACCGAGATCTGAGCATTCGGTGGGCGAGTCCATCAACCTATGACACCGTCGAGCCTTTTTCGTCACGACTGCCGCCTGGTATTCACGTATTCTACACGCCTTCTAGCAAGAAGGGTGAACATGACCG ACTATGCACCACTCTACAAGCTTTTGGCTCAATAGACTGTGTCGCATCGGAG TCATTTACTACCCACGGAGAAGGGCAGATGGTTAACCCTCCAGCTGGCACATTTTACCAGGAACTCGAGAATCTAACGGCGTTCATCGCCTTTGCTACTAAAGAGATATGCGCACAGAAAGACTCGATTTGTAAGAGTCGAGTGGAGGCCTTATCCAGTGCTGTTGGCTTGGATATTTCATGGGATTCGACGCTGAAAACGTTGAGGGTCTCGTCACTATTCCCACTCATCGAGCAAAGCATCAGTGTGCCCGGCTCTTCTACAAGACGAACAGAAGTGGGCATCTTCTCTAAGGATACACCGCCTAACCAGAAACCACATGAATTTGGGGTATCTGGCCTACTTACCGTACTTGGTGAGAGGAAGGAGCCGTCAGGCACACTCTTTGGGTTCCCATCACGACATCGTGTGGTTGATACTCAGTTCTCGTCGCAATTTGTCACACCAACCGGACTTCACCCAACTCTGCAGTTGAAATTGAGTTCGAATAAGCCGCCTATTACGGATGATGAGTGTGGCCTACATGCATTTTTCACATTTCCCCGGACAATCTTTGCGGACCGATACCAGTTTGCGGATGAACTTTTCTTAGCATCGAAGAATCTGACAGCCTCAAGGTACACAAGCCTACCCGTCGACTTGGAGGCACCGGTATATACCACAAAGTCATGGGGCTCAAGCGTTTTACTCCAACTGGCGCCTCCAGCTTCTGATGCGCCGGAGGCATGGACGGCCGAGGTACCACTGCATCTACGGTATCTCAAACCATCTGAGAGCGGTAGCGTCGATATTGAGATTCCGTATCCGGCAGTATTCTGGGCATGCGAGTCTAGTGCGAATGCCGACTTCTCCAATAACCCGTTTGACAGAAGTCGGCTAGGCTACGATGGGTTGTTCAGCAAGAATACAGTGTTTTGGCACACTACCCCACAGCCTACGACGGGCACCAGGATCATGACGCCCATCTCGGTGCCAGTCTTGAAGCAGCATGGCGCTGCGTTGGTCGGGTTTGGAACGGCTGCAGCTGTTGCACTAGGTTTTGCATGGGTGTTGTggaagttggcggcggtTTTTGCGGTATCTGGGTATGGAGGTAATTTGAGCAATGAGGAGCagaaggagagcaagaagaacaatTAA
- a CDS encoding rhodanese-like protein (similar to Cordyceps militaris CM01 XP_006672709.1) has protein sequence MGDQQPYYTIRSRRPADGNGTLQGERPAINGVGEGFARSATHDISRTNFHVKHIGAFARRLEDSATRAFPNRGRTSQRYKKVQALLLHWGSDDLFVLPELEDLERCLREDYTFGTDIFAIPSENSHLELMMRVGQLIKEYESQDTLFLIYYGGHARIDESRQSTWCATRDPESPWLQWSAIQTLLERSKSDVLILLDCCAGAASATFPNGNSITETISASSWDAIAPDPGRYSFTNALIEVLQEWRLRSFSAAMLHAEVLARLKHPRPITINGKHFEARSTPVHFMMTANHKAPSIEMTRLLPPEKVPDATTSHAAPPLLTGRAADPGDPIATGLAASEPNEDSPHVMISLALEDDQRLDINAWEQWLNAFPAMAKYVKVQGVFKSHSTMMLLSLPVMVWDLLPEDPAVSFVAFIRSNNLAIQRQQPPQRTIVPAGQHSGREHISDAVSFVTGVSGTTFAATEHVSLQSPFRAPAYGSSSREPAYSSSRMVSASQPTTPGRPSSLSSSPGSLQRSMRPVASTTSLNSLQRQSTATSGGGNPMISRQMILNQQQSMRRTTFGDNVPEPKKFAAHVERRLEEYYHEEPLPNDAQSAFLASNLGIELWHLEVWFHHRRERDSISNKLATMKLKDVAYEASNGPRMILPADLNRLLELSLPGDALLFDLRSSAEYERSHIYGAIHLRAPKSFLQAAPLDLIERAIPDEQGRKHLSQWPTAKCIVFYGRGLESPWECPAAELMDRRLREHGWMGRCFILRGHYREFGQSFDKYIVGAKMTQNAKDWVSSQATTLTTESDRQMIEEQYFSWLDHIENEDRARPLSTSPTQTPERFEAFETQEKELEAEFKARCGALFSKAMDIQLTSMGGDDFETKAGMVEYLDRGLEKMRSTQAVPSATFAPGHSKLPSDDYAEGYFGKRHDQDFEGEYVEVSKDGSTQVTSSPRTSGSSEARAPGDNSGVRGGSLLNKMFRR, from the exons ATGGGGGATCAGCAGCCATATTATACCATCCGCTCTCGGAGACCTGCGGATGGGAATGGAACCCTACAAGGAGAAAGACCC GCTATCAACGGAGTTGGTGAAGGGTTCGCTAGGTCAGCGACTCACGACATCAGCCGCACCAACTTCCACGTGAAGCACATTGGCGCTTTTGCTCGGAGACTCGAGGAT TCGGCGACCCGGGCATTTCCAAATAGAGGCCGCACTTCACAGAGATACAAAAAGGTCCAAGCCCTGCTTTTGCACTGGGGATCCGATGACCTCTTTGTCCTCCCAGAACTAGAGGACCTTGAAAGGTGTTTGCGGGAAGACTATACCTTTGGAACTGACATATTTGCCATACCATCAGAAAACTCAcatttggagttgatgatgcGGGTCGGTCAACTGATCAAAGAATATGAATCACAAGATACCCTTTTCTTAATTTACTATGGTGGGCATGCCCGGATCGACGAATCAAGGCAAAGTACTTGGTGCGC GACCCGAGATCCCGAGAGCCCTTGGCTACA GTGGTCTGCCATTCAGACATTACTTGAGCGTTCCAAGTCAGACGTTCTTATCCTCCTGGATTGTTGCGCAGGGGCCGCCAGCGCTACCTTCCCCAATGGCAACAGCATCACAGAGACGATTTCGGCTTCAAGTTGGGACGCCATCGCCCCAGATCCTGGCCGATACTCATTCACCAACGCCCTGATAGAGGTCCTGCAAGAATGGCGGTTACGAAGTTTCTCAGCTGCCATGCTTCATGCTGAGGTATTAGCCCGACTCAAACATCCCCGCCCCATCACAATCAACGGAAAGCATTTCGAGGCCCGATCTACTCCTGTTCATTTCATGATGACGGCGAATCATAAAGCCCCGAGCATTGAGATGACGAGGCTGCTGCCACCTGAGAAAGTCCCGGACGCGACAACGTCTCATGCTGCGCCGCCATTACTAACAGGGCGAGCTGCGGACCCAGGGGATCCTATTGCCACTGGACTTGCCGCAAGCGAACCGAATGAGGATTCACCGCACGTAATGATATCTTTGGCATTGGAAGATGACCAGCGTCTCGACATTAATGCCTGGGAACAGTGGCTAAATGCATTCCCTGCAATGGCAAAATACGTCAAGGTACAAGGCGTATTCAAGAGCCATTCCACGATGATGTTGCTCTCCTTACCCGTAATGGTCTGGGATCTTTTGCCTGAGGATCCCGCAGTCTCATTCGTTGCCTTCATTCGTTCCAATAATTTAGCCATCCAAAGACAGCAACCACCTCAGCGCACAATAGTCCCCGCTGGCCAACATTCCGGAAGGGAACACATCAGCGATGCAGTATCCTTCGTCACTGGCGTGTCAGGCACAACTTTCGCTGCCACAGAACATGTATCGCTCCAGTCGCCGTTCAGGGCACCAGCATATGGTTCCTCGTCAAGAGAACCGGCTTACAGCAGCTCGCGCATGGTGTCCGCAAGTCAGCCCACGACGCCAGGCAGGCCATCGTCCCTGTCATCATCTCCAGGAAGTCTTCAGCGGTCAATGAGACCAGTGGCTTCCACCACATCTCTCAACTCACTACAACGACAATCGACAGCCACTTCTGGAGGCGGTAACCCCATGATTTCCCGTCAAATGATTCTGAATCAGCAGCAATCAATGCGAAGAACAACCTTCGGTGACAACGTTCCAGAGCCAAAGAAGTTCGCAGCCCATGTAGAGCGGCGACTAGAAGAGTATTATCATGAAGAGCCTTTACCAAATGATGCTCAAAGTGCCTTCCTGGCGTCCAACTTGGGCATCGAACTCTGGCACCTGGAAGTGTGGTTCCACCATCGCCGAGAAAGGGACTCAATATCCAACAAACTAGCTACGATGAAGCTCAAAGATGTTGCATATGAAGCCAGCAATGGACCGAGGATGATATTACCTGCAGATTTAAACCGTCTATTAGAGCTTTCCTTGCCAGGAGACGCGTTATTGTTTGATCTCAGGTCATCAGCCGAATATGAGCGGTCACATATATACGGGGCAATTCACCTTCGCGCACCGAAAAGCTTCCTCCAAGCTGCCCCATTGGATCTTATTGAGCGCGCTATACCCGACGAACAGGGCAGGAAACACTTATCGCAATGGCCGACAGCCAAGTGTATCGTCTTCTATGGCCGTGGACTAGAATCGCCGTGGGAATGCCCAGCTGCGGAGCTCATGGACCGAAGGCTGCGAGAACATGGGTGGATGGGACGATGTTTTATTCTGCGAGGTCACTACAGAGAATTTGGTCAATCTTTTGACAAATATATTGTTGGTGCCAAGATGACTCAGAATGCTAAGGATTGGGTCAGCAGTCAAGCCACAACCCTGACGACAGAGTCTGACAGACAAATGATTGAGGAGCAGTATTTCTCGTGGCTAGATCATATTGAGAATGAAGATCGGGCACGCCCGTTGTCAACGTCGCCCACCCAAACGCCAGAGCGTTTTGAAGCGTTTGAGACGCAGGAAAAGGAGCTAGAGGCGGAGTTTAAAGCTCGCTGCGGGGCTTTATTCAGTAAGGCAATGGATATTCAGTTAACCAGCATGGGCGGCGATGACTTTGAGACGAAAGCGGGCATGGTTGAATATCTTGACCGTgggttggagaagatgcGAAGCACGCAGGCTGTTCCATCAGCAACATTTGCCCCAGGTCACTCGAAACTTCCCTCAGATGATTATGCCGAAGGCTACTTCGGGAAACGACACGACCAAGATTTTGAAGGAGAGTACGTCGAAGTCAGCAAAGACGGGTCAACACAGGTTACATCGTCACCTCGAACCTCAGGATCCTCCGAGGCAAGGGCACCTGGTGATAACTCAGGGGTCCGCGGTGGTAGTCTATTGAATAAGATGTTCCGACGATAA
- a CDS encoding homeodomain-containing protein (similar to Metarhizium acridum CQMa 102 XP_007811378.1), whose protein sequence is MSILTMPAPSPYPAFRNDLPWNATRPPPESSRPRMESKHVSLPSIRQTFPDLHLESSLADVAPSLQSAQKAHPPMAGTLASPEYVHAPNANKKRRISNEDEQESLRAKQVPRLYRSPEAPQTRHISPRLDHNPTADGQDYWARSPSRNNSYAPPVAVSAHVSVNSRVESRPALPSLPPSLSYEREAPSTHRPLETSTESISVPRPTVASTVTPTMDRSPYQSHDYGYAYHHPSRFQSLSTSSVRSYDRAPFSAGAAYGSNYSDMSRYSDIGSMSIGGDAKQRKRRGNLPKETTDKLRSWFVAHLQHPYPTEDEKQDLMRQTGLQMNQISNWFINARRRQLPTMINNARAESDAMNGRSSAGGSDNTVLTSTEQGSDYGGKREDCIPLSDGEGGGYDDDMSDPHLGRLAGRNRLSV, encoded by the exons ATGTCTATCCTCACGATGCCAGCACCTTCGCCATATCCGGCTTTCAGAAACGATTTGCCTTGGAACGCAACTCGACCACCTCCTGAATCTTCCCGCCCCCGGATGGAGTCCAAGCATGTTTCTCTCCCATCAATCCGTCAG ACTTTTCCAGATCTTCATCTCGAGAGCTCCCTAGCAGATGTGGCCCCTAGCCTCCAGTCGGCCCAGAAAGCACACCCGCCGATGGCTGGGACACTGGCATCACCCGAATATGTTCACGCTCCCAATGCTAACAAGAAGAGACGAATTTCAAACGAGGATGAACAGGAGTCTCTCAGAGCAAAGCAAGTTCCAAGACTATACCGCAGCCCCGAGGCACCTCAGACTCGCCACATTTCGCCGAGACTGGATCACAACCCAACTGCAGATGGCCAGGACTATTGGGCAAGAAGCCCATCCAGAAACAACAGCTATGCTCCCCCAGTTGCCGTTTCTGCACATGTCTCCGTGAATAGCCGCGTTGAATCACGACCAGCTCTTCCAAGCTTACCTCCCAGTCTCAGTTATGAGAGGGAGGCGCCGTCGACGCATCGACCACTGGAAACGAGTACCGAATCGATTTCTGTTCCCAGACCTACGGTAGCGAGCACCGTAACACCGACAATGGATCGGTCTCCGTACCAAAGTCATGATTATGGCTATGCTTACCACCATCCGTCCCGTTTTCAGTCTCTATCGACTAGTTCCGTTCGTTCCTATGATCGTGCCCCCTTCTCGGCAGGAGCCGCTTACGGGTCCAACTACTCAGACATGTCACGATATAGTGATATTGGCAGTATGAGTATCGGTGGCGATGCAAAGCAACGGAAGCGCCGCGGGAACTTGCCAAAGGAGACGACAGACAAGCTTCGGTCTTGGTTCGTTGCCCACCTACAGCACCCATATCCCACGGAGGACGAGAAACAAGACCTGATGCGTCAGACTGGACTTCAAATGA ACCAGATTTCTAATTGGTTTATTAATGCCCGAAGACGCCAGCTACCAACAATGATCAACAATGCACGGGCCGAGTCAGATGCCATGAATGGTCGCTCTAGTGCGGGTGGGAGCGACAATACTGTTTTGACTTCCACGGAGCAAGGTTCAGACTATGGGGGCAAGCGTGAGGATTGCATACCGCTGAGTGATGGTGAGGGCGGTGGATACGACGATGATATGTCGGATCCTCATCTTGGACGCCTGGCCGGCCGGAACCGCTTGAGTGTGTGA